Proteins found in one Drosophila busckii strain San Diego stock center, stock number 13000-0081.31 chromosome 2R, ASM1175060v1, whole genome shotgun sequence genomic segment:
- the LOC108597182 gene encoding long-chain-fatty-acid--CoA ligase 3 isoform X2, with protein MDSFWVQSALGAIKTIAFLYDIITLPVYLVLQAPWKRRQDSRRVKARIIKNDETELTYRTTEPPRDVHVKMLQENIDTLEKVFNYVAKTHSTKRCLGTRQILSEEDETQPNGRVFKKYNMGDYKWKNFIEAERMASSFGRGLRELGQAPRENIVIFAETRAEWMIAAHGCFKQAMPIVTVYATLGDDGVAHCISETEVTTVITSHDLLPKFKTLLDKCPNVNTIIYMEDQLHKTETTGFKEGVKVLPFAQVVKIGNDSKFENVPPKGDDIAIIMYTSGSTGTPKGVLLSHKNCIATMKGFCDMVTIYPEDVLIGFLPLAHVFELVAESVCLMTGVSIGYSTPLTLIDTSSKIMRGCKGDASVLKPTCMTSVPLILDRISKGINDKVNSGSAFKKALFKFLYQYKVKWIQRGYQTPLIDKLVFKKVAKLMGGKVRIIMSGGAPLSSDTHEQIKTCLCVDLIQGYGLTETTSGATVMDSRDMTYGRTGGPLTVCDIRLVNWEEGNYRINNKPYPQGEVLIGGDCVSQGYYKLPGKTSEDFFEEDGRRWFKTGDIGEVQTDGVLKIIDRKKDLVKLQAGEYVSLGKVESELKTCGIIENICVYGDPTKQFTVALVVPNQKHLEELAERNGLKNKTFEELCSSPIMEKAILKEIAEHARKCKLQKFEVPAAITLCKEVWSPDMGLVTAAFKLKRKEIQDKYQHDISRMYAS; from the exons ATGGACAGCTTTTGGGTGCAGAGCGCGCTGGGCGCTATCAAGACAATTGCATTTCTTTATGATATTATAACGCTGCCCGTCTATTTGGTATTACAAGCGCCCTGGAAGCGTCGACAGGACTCAAGGCGCGTCAAG GCACGCATCATAAAGAATGACGAAACCGAGCTGACGTACCGCACCACGGAGCCGCCACGTGATGTGCATGTCAAGATGCTGCAGGAGAACATTGATACGCTGGAGAAGGTGTTCAACTATGTGGCCAAGACGCATTCAACGAAACGTTGCCTGGGCACGCGTCAAATACTCAGCGAGGAGGACGAAACGCAGCCCAATGGACGCGTCTTCAAGAAGTACAACATGGGCGACTACAAATGGAAGAACTTCATTGAGGCGGAACGCATGGCGTCCAGCTTTGGACGTGGTCTGCGTGAGCTTGGCCAAGCGCCACGTGAAAACATTGTCATCTTTGCCGAGACGCGCGCCGAGTGGATGATTGCAGCTCATGGCTGCTTCAAACAGGCCATGCCCATTGTAACTGTTTACGCCACGCTGGGAGACGATGGTGTTGCCCACT gCATTAGCGAAACGGAGGTAACCACTGTTATAACCTCGCATGATTTGCTGCCCAAGTTCAAGACGCTGCTGGACAAGTGCCCCAATGTCAACACCATTATCTATATGGAGGATCAGCTGCACAAAACCGAGACCACAGGCTTCAAGGAAGGCGTCAAAGTGCTGCCATTTGCGCAAGTTGTAAAGATTGGCAACGACAGCAAGTTTG AGAACGTGCCACCCAAGGGCGATGATATTGCCATCATTATGTACACCTCTGGCTCAACGGGCACACCCAAGGGCGTGCTGCTGTCGCACAAGAATTGCATTGCCACCATGAAGGGCTTTTGCGATATGGTTACCATTTATCCAGAGGATGTGCTCATAGGTTTTCTGCCTTTGGCGCACGTTTTCGAGCTTGTTGCGGAGAGCGTTTGCCTTATGACTGGCGTTTCCATTGGCTACTCCACGCCGCTGACCTTAATCGATACGAGCAGCAAGATTATGCGCGGCTGCAAGGGCGACGCTTCCGTATTAAAGCCCACGTGCATGACTTCCGTGCCACTGATATTGGATCGCATTTCAAAGGGCATCAACGACAAGGTCAACTCGGGCTCGGCGTTTAAGAAGGCGCTGTTCAAATTTCTTTACCAATACAAGGTCAAGTGGATACAGCGTGGCTATCAGACGCCGCTGATTGACAA acTGGTCTTCAAAAAGGTTGCCAAGCTTATGGGCGGCAAGGTGCGCATTATTATGTCTGGCGGTGCGCCTTTGTCCTCCGATACACATGAGCAGATCAAGACGTGTCTGTGCGTCGACTTAATACAAGGCTATGGTCTAACGGAAACTACCTCTGGCGCCACTGTTATGGACT CGCGTGACATGACCTATGGACGCACTGGTGGCCCGCTTACCGTTTGCGATATACGTCTGGTTAACTGGGAGGAGGGCAATTATCGCATTAACAACAAGCCCTATCCACAAGGCGAAGTGCTCATTGGCGGCGATTGTGTATCCCAAGGCTACTACAAGCTGCCTGGCAAGACTAGCGAGGACTTTTTCGAGGAGGATGGACGTCGCTGGTTCAAGACTGGCGACATTGGCGAAGTACAAACCGATGGCGTACTTAAGATCATTG atcGCAAGAAGGATTTGGTTAAGCTGCAGGCTGGCGAATATGTCTCATTGGGCAAAGTTGAATCCGAGTTGAAAACTTGCGGCATTATTGAAAACATTTGCGTTTATGGTGAtccaacaaaacaatttactgTCGCGCTGGTCGTGCCAAATCAGAAACATCTCGAGGAGCTGGCTGAACGTAATGGACTGAAAAATAAAACCTTTGAAGAGCTGTGCTCATCGCCCATTATGGAGAAGGCTATACTCAAGGAAATTGCCGAACATGCGCGAAAAT gcaaattgcaaaagtttgagGTGCCTGCAGCTATAACGCTCTGCAAGGAAGTCTGGTCACCGGATATGGGTCTGGTAACGGCTGCATTCAAGCTCAAGCGCAAGGAGATACAGGATAAATATCAGCACGATATTAGCCGCATGTACGCTTCATGA
- the LOC108595410 gene encoding phenoloxidase-activating factor 2, which produces MPPVFKCLSLLLLLLINCSHALRACTSDELCISEQRCNETDDSGRGQLGPRILDRICGVGLVCCDKEQLESFEASLKSTQATAATLGLDFKTDYESCAVQKLCVPRHLCRTGVVNIDGRYIIKPRIDQMSNNGCGIFESCCPTADQLDESQSPLLRHLQDFQYKGCGYSNPKGLYYDLVGYDNHEARYAEYPWMVAVVDMQDNYVCGGTLIHPQLVLTSAHNVGNHSSDSLLARAGEYDLNSRREPHAPQTRGLRSLWRHQLFNKLNFHNDIALLVLQKPFELGPHIQPLCLPPVETSLVLGNLRGAHCFAIGWGDVAGRNKSMERILKRIDLPVLEHQHCQRLLRHTILGQRFQLHGSFLCAGGIEGKDTCQGDGGSPLFCSLPGQANRYHLAGIVSWGIECAEKDIPAAYTNVPHLRSWIDDQAARVGFKLEEP; this is translated from the exons ATGCCGCCggtttttaaatgtttatcattgttattattgctgctcatAAACTGTTCCCATGCCTTGCGAGCTTGCACGTCCGATGAGCTGTGCATAAGCGAACAGCGTTGCAATGAAACGGACGATTCGGGCCGTGGTCAGCTAGGTCCACGCATTCTGGATCGCATCTGTGGCGTCGGACTCGTCTGCTGCGATAAGGAGCAATTGGAGAGCTTTGAAGCGAGTCTCAAATCTacgcaagcaacagcagccacgcTTGGCTTAGACTTCAAGACAGATTATGAAAGCTGCGCTGTTCAGAAGCTGTGCGTGCCTCGACATCTGTGCCGCACCGGCGTTGTCAATATTGATGGACGCTATATAATCAAGCCACGCATTGATCAAATGAGCAACAATGGCTGTGGCATTTTTGAAAGCTGCTGTCCCACAGCCGATCAG TTGGACGAGAGCCAAAGTCCTTTGCTGCGGCATTTGCAAGACTTTCAGTACAAGGGCTGCGGTTACAGCAATCCCAAAGGACTCTACTACGATCTGGTCGGGTACGACAATCACGAGGCACGCTACGCCGAATATCCTTGGATGGTGGCTGTGGTGGACATGCAGGACAACTATGTGTGTGGCGGCACATTGATACATCCCCAGCTGGTGCTAACCAGTGCCCACAATGTGGGCAACCACAGCTCGGACAGTTTGCTGGCTCGTGCCGGCGAGTACGACCTAAACAGTCGCCGTGAGCCGCATGCCCCGCAGACGCGCGGCCTGCGCAGCCTCTGGCGTCATCAGCTGTTCAACAAACTCAATTTCCACAACGACATagcgctgctggtgctgcaaaAGCCCTTCGAGCTGGGTCCACATATACAGCCACTCTGCCTGCCGCCAGTGGAGACTTCACTGGTGCTGGGCAATCTGCGAGGAGCGCATTGCTTTGCCATAGGCTGGGGCGATGTTGCCGGACGCAACAAGTCCATGGAGCGCATACTCAAGCGCATTGATCTGCCAGTGCTGGAGCATCAGCATTGTCAGCGGCTGCTTAGGCACACTATTCTTGGCCAGCGCTTTCAGCTGCATGGCAGTTTTCTTTGTGCAGGCGGCATCGAGGGCAAGGACACGTGCCAAGGCGATGGTGGCTCGCCGTTATTTTGCAGTTTGCCAGGACAGGCGAATCGTTATCACCTAGCCGGCATTGTGTCCTGGGGCATTGAGTGTGCCGAGAAGGATATACCAGCGGCATACACGAATGTGCCGCATTTGAGAAGCTGGATCGATGATCAAGCAGCCAGAGTGGGCTTCAAGCTGGAGGAACCCTAA
- the LOC108595253 gene encoding phenoloxidase-activating factor 2 isoform X2, which produces MRTFDALLGCLLLMLLTQRQWAVGQQAMFNMCGAAEVCVSEQHCNETDDSGLGAIGPRLGQACGNGLVCCDREQLESWNASVDSRVSRQSKKANKPTPVSINTMSNKLEPSGYDSCGVNMECVPRKLCKDDVIIDDGRFILNPRIGAPCERVLFRCCAVDQQVDHSDSPYVQKLKDFKYQGCGYSNAKGLIPDQDNYEYPKDVALFAEFPWMMVLMTGRNRYLCGGTLIHPQLVLTSAHNIANQTVDTLLARAGEWDLNSIDEPHEHQTRRIKQIIRHAEFEPERYYNDIALLVLDEPLTMQPHIQPLCLPPTESPEVQAQLRDGQCFATGWGGKLPDSDKHEHLLKRIELPVVSKQECQAQLRVTRLGKRFRLRPSFICAGGIEGKDTCKGDGGSPLFCTLPGQSKRFQLAGIVSWGIECAEEDVPAVYANVPYLRSWIDEQIKPLKLTLDTP; this is translated from the exons ATGAGAACTTTTGATGCTTTGCTGGGTTGCctgctgcttatgctgctCACTCAGCGACAATGGGCGGTGGGTCAACAGGCCATGTTTAATATGTGTGGTGCGGCTGaggtgtgtgtgagcgagcaGCACTGCAATGAGACGGATGATTCAGGGCTAGGCGCAATTGGACCGCGTCTGGGGCAAGCCTGCGGCAATGGACTTGTCTGCTGCGATCGTGAGCAACTGGAGAGCTGGAACGCCAGCGTGGACAGTCGCGTTAGCCGGCAAAGCAAGAAGGCAAACAAGCCAACGCCAGTGAGCATCAACACCATGAGCAACAAACTGGAGCCCAGTGGCTATGACAGCTGTGGCGTAAACATGGAGTGTGTGCCGCGCAAGCTTTGCAAAGACGATGTCATCATTGACGATGGACGCTTTATACTGAATCCACGCATAGGCGCGCCCTGCGAGCGTGTGCTCTTCCGCTGCTGTGCTGTGGATCAGCAG GTGGACCACAGCGACAGTCCGTATGTGCAAAAGCTGAAAGACTTTAAATATCAAGGCTGCGGCTATAGCAATGCAAAAGGTCTTATACCCGATCAGGATAACTACGAGTATCCCAAGGATGTTGCGCTGTTTGCCGAATTCCCCTGGATGATGGTGCTGATGACGGGACGCAATCGTTATCTCTGCGGCGGCACCTTAATACATCCGCAGCTAGTGCTGACCAGCGCGCATAATATAGCGAATCAAACGGTGGACACGCTGCTGGCACGTGCGGGCGAATGGGATCTGAATAGCATTGATGAGCCGCATGAGCATCAGACGCGTCGCATTAAGCAGATCATTAGGCATGCAGAGTTTGAGCCGGAACGTTATTACAATGACATTGCCTTGCTGGTGCTGGATGAGCCGCTGACCATGCAGCCGCACATACAACCGCTGTGCCTGCCACCAACGGAGTCGCCAGAGGTGCAGGCTCAATTACGCGATGGTCAGTGCTTTGCCACCGGCTGGGGTGGCAAGCTGCCCGACAGCGATAAGCACGAGCATCTGCTGAAGCGCATTGAGCTGCCCGTGGTTAGCAAGCAGGAGTGCCAGGCGCAGTTGCGCGTAACGCGCTTGGGCAAACGTTTTCGTCTGCGTCCCAGCTTCATTTGCGCCGGCGGCATTGAGGGCAAGGACACTTGCAAAGGCGATGGCGGTTCGCCGCTGTTTTGCACGCTGCCTGGTCAATCGAAACGCTTTCAGCTGGCGGGCATTGTCTCGTGGGGCATTGAGTGCGCCGAGGAGGATGTGCCAGCGGTCTATGCCAATGTTCCTTACCTACGCAGCTGGATTGATGAGCAGATCAAGCCACTGAAACTAACACTGGATacaccataa
- the LOC108595253 gene encoding phenoloxidase-activating factor 2 isoform X1: MMRTFDALLGCLLLMLLTQRQWAVGQQAMFNMCGAAEVCVSEQHCNETDDSGLGAIGPRLGQACGNGLVCCDREQLESWNASVDSRVSRQSKKANKPTPVSINTMSNKLEPSGYDSCGVNMECVPRKLCKDDVIIDDGRFILNPRIGAPCERVLFRCCAVDQQVDHSDSPYVQKLKDFKYQGCGYSNAKGLIPDQDNYEYPKDVALFAEFPWMMVLMTGRNRYLCGGTLIHPQLVLTSAHNIANQTVDTLLARAGEWDLNSIDEPHEHQTRRIKQIIRHAEFEPERYYNDIALLVLDEPLTMQPHIQPLCLPPTESPEVQAQLRDGQCFATGWGGKLPDSDKHEHLLKRIELPVVSKQECQAQLRVTRLGKRFRLRPSFICAGGIEGKDTCKGDGGSPLFCTLPGQSKRFQLAGIVSWGIECAEEDVPAVYANVPYLRSWIDEQIKPLKLTLDTP, encoded by the exons atg ATGAGAACTTTTGATGCTTTGCTGGGTTGCctgctgcttatgctgctCACTCAGCGACAATGGGCGGTGGGTCAACAGGCCATGTTTAATATGTGTGGTGCGGCTGaggtgtgtgtgagcgagcaGCACTGCAATGAGACGGATGATTCAGGGCTAGGCGCAATTGGACCGCGTCTGGGGCAAGCCTGCGGCAATGGACTTGTCTGCTGCGATCGTGAGCAACTGGAGAGCTGGAACGCCAGCGTGGACAGTCGCGTTAGCCGGCAAAGCAAGAAGGCAAACAAGCCAACGCCAGTGAGCATCAACACCATGAGCAACAAACTGGAGCCCAGTGGCTATGACAGCTGTGGCGTAAACATGGAGTGTGTGCCGCGCAAGCTTTGCAAAGACGATGTCATCATTGACGATGGACGCTTTATACTGAATCCACGCATAGGCGCGCCCTGCGAGCGTGTGCTCTTCCGCTGCTGTGCTGTGGATCAGCAG GTGGACCACAGCGACAGTCCGTATGTGCAAAAGCTGAAAGACTTTAAATATCAAGGCTGCGGCTATAGCAATGCAAAAGGTCTTATACCCGATCAGGATAACTACGAGTATCCCAAGGATGTTGCGCTGTTTGCCGAATTCCCCTGGATGATGGTGCTGATGACGGGACGCAATCGTTATCTCTGCGGCGGCACCTTAATACATCCGCAGCTAGTGCTGACCAGCGCGCATAATATAGCGAATCAAACGGTGGACACGCTGCTGGCACGTGCGGGCGAATGGGATCTGAATAGCATTGATGAGCCGCATGAGCATCAGACGCGTCGCATTAAGCAGATCATTAGGCATGCAGAGTTTGAGCCGGAACGTTATTACAATGACATTGCCTTGCTGGTGCTGGATGAGCCGCTGACCATGCAGCCGCACATACAACCGCTGTGCCTGCCACCAACGGAGTCGCCAGAGGTGCAGGCTCAATTACGCGATGGTCAGTGCTTTGCCACCGGCTGGGGTGGCAAGCTGCCCGACAGCGATAAGCACGAGCATCTGCTGAAGCGCATTGAGCTGCCCGTGGTTAGCAAGCAGGAGTGCCAGGCGCAGTTGCGCGTAACGCGCTTGGGCAAACGTTTTCGTCTGCGTCCCAGCTTCATTTGCGCCGGCGGCATTGAGGGCAAGGACACTTGCAAAGGCGATGGCGGTTCGCCGCTGTTTTGCACGCTGCCTGGTCAATCGAAACGCTTTCAGCTGGCGGGCATTGTCTCGTGGGGCATTGAGTGCGCCGAGGAGGATGTGCCAGCGGTCTATGCCAATGTTCCTTACCTACGCAGCTGGATTGATGAGCAGATCAAGCCACTGAAACTAACACTGGATacaccataa
- the LOC108597182 gene encoding long-chain-fatty-acid--CoA ligase 3 isoform X1: protein MFIEDDAQMDSFWVQSALGAIKTIAFLYDIITLPVYLVLQAPWKRRQDSRRVKARIIKNDETELTYRTTEPPRDVHVKMLQENIDTLEKVFNYVAKTHSTKRCLGTRQILSEEDETQPNGRVFKKYNMGDYKWKNFIEAERMASSFGRGLRELGQAPRENIVIFAETRAEWMIAAHGCFKQAMPIVTVYATLGDDGVAHCISETEVTTVITSHDLLPKFKTLLDKCPNVNTIIYMEDQLHKTETTGFKEGVKVLPFAQVVKIGNDSKFENVPPKGDDIAIIMYTSGSTGTPKGVLLSHKNCIATMKGFCDMVTIYPEDVLIGFLPLAHVFELVAESVCLMTGVSIGYSTPLTLIDTSSKIMRGCKGDASVLKPTCMTSVPLILDRISKGINDKVNSGSAFKKALFKFLYQYKVKWIQRGYQTPLIDKLVFKKVAKLMGGKVRIIMSGGAPLSSDTHEQIKTCLCVDLIQGYGLTETTSGATVMDSRDMTYGRTGGPLTVCDIRLVNWEEGNYRINNKPYPQGEVLIGGDCVSQGYYKLPGKTSEDFFEEDGRRWFKTGDIGEVQTDGVLKIIDRKKDLVKLQAGEYVSLGKVESELKTCGIIENICVYGDPTKQFTVALVVPNQKHLEELAERNGLKNKTFEELCSSPIMEKAILKEIAEHARKCKLQKFEVPAAITLCKEVWSPDMGLVTAAFKLKRKEIQDKYQHDISRMYAS from the exons ATGTTTATCGAAGATGATGCGCA AATGGACAGCTTTTGGGTGCAGAGCGCGCTGGGCGCTATCAAGACAATTGCATTTCTTTATGATATTATAACGCTGCCCGTCTATTTGGTATTACAAGCGCCCTGGAAGCGTCGACAGGACTCAAGGCGCGTCAAG GCACGCATCATAAAGAATGACGAAACCGAGCTGACGTACCGCACCACGGAGCCGCCACGTGATGTGCATGTCAAGATGCTGCAGGAGAACATTGATACGCTGGAGAAGGTGTTCAACTATGTGGCCAAGACGCATTCAACGAAACGTTGCCTGGGCACGCGTCAAATACTCAGCGAGGAGGACGAAACGCAGCCCAATGGACGCGTCTTCAAGAAGTACAACATGGGCGACTACAAATGGAAGAACTTCATTGAGGCGGAACGCATGGCGTCCAGCTTTGGACGTGGTCTGCGTGAGCTTGGCCAAGCGCCACGTGAAAACATTGTCATCTTTGCCGAGACGCGCGCCGAGTGGATGATTGCAGCTCATGGCTGCTTCAAACAGGCCATGCCCATTGTAACTGTTTACGCCACGCTGGGAGACGATGGTGTTGCCCACT gCATTAGCGAAACGGAGGTAACCACTGTTATAACCTCGCATGATTTGCTGCCCAAGTTCAAGACGCTGCTGGACAAGTGCCCCAATGTCAACACCATTATCTATATGGAGGATCAGCTGCACAAAACCGAGACCACAGGCTTCAAGGAAGGCGTCAAAGTGCTGCCATTTGCGCAAGTTGTAAAGATTGGCAACGACAGCAAGTTTG AGAACGTGCCACCCAAGGGCGATGATATTGCCATCATTATGTACACCTCTGGCTCAACGGGCACACCCAAGGGCGTGCTGCTGTCGCACAAGAATTGCATTGCCACCATGAAGGGCTTTTGCGATATGGTTACCATTTATCCAGAGGATGTGCTCATAGGTTTTCTGCCTTTGGCGCACGTTTTCGAGCTTGTTGCGGAGAGCGTTTGCCTTATGACTGGCGTTTCCATTGGCTACTCCACGCCGCTGACCTTAATCGATACGAGCAGCAAGATTATGCGCGGCTGCAAGGGCGACGCTTCCGTATTAAAGCCCACGTGCATGACTTCCGTGCCACTGATATTGGATCGCATTTCAAAGGGCATCAACGACAAGGTCAACTCGGGCTCGGCGTTTAAGAAGGCGCTGTTCAAATTTCTTTACCAATACAAGGTCAAGTGGATACAGCGTGGCTATCAGACGCCGCTGATTGACAA acTGGTCTTCAAAAAGGTTGCCAAGCTTATGGGCGGCAAGGTGCGCATTATTATGTCTGGCGGTGCGCCTTTGTCCTCCGATACACATGAGCAGATCAAGACGTGTCTGTGCGTCGACTTAATACAAGGCTATGGTCTAACGGAAACTACCTCTGGCGCCACTGTTATGGACT CGCGTGACATGACCTATGGACGCACTGGTGGCCCGCTTACCGTTTGCGATATACGTCTGGTTAACTGGGAGGAGGGCAATTATCGCATTAACAACAAGCCCTATCCACAAGGCGAAGTGCTCATTGGCGGCGATTGTGTATCCCAAGGCTACTACAAGCTGCCTGGCAAGACTAGCGAGGACTTTTTCGAGGAGGATGGACGTCGCTGGTTCAAGACTGGCGACATTGGCGAAGTACAAACCGATGGCGTACTTAAGATCATTG atcGCAAGAAGGATTTGGTTAAGCTGCAGGCTGGCGAATATGTCTCATTGGGCAAAGTTGAATCCGAGTTGAAAACTTGCGGCATTATTGAAAACATTTGCGTTTATGGTGAtccaacaaaacaatttactgTCGCGCTGGTCGTGCCAAATCAGAAACATCTCGAGGAGCTGGCTGAACGTAATGGACTGAAAAATAAAACCTTTGAAGAGCTGTGCTCATCGCCCATTATGGAGAAGGCTATACTCAAGGAAATTGCCGAACATGCGCGAAAAT gcaaattgcaaaagtttgagGTGCCTGCAGCTATAACGCTCTGCAAGGAAGTCTGGTCACCGGATATGGGTCTGGTAACGGCTGCATTCAAGCTCAAGCGCAAGGAGATACAGGATAAATATCAGCACGATATTAGCCGCATGTACGCTTCATGA